The following proteins are co-located in the Thermus albus genome:
- a CDS encoding TatD family hydrolase codes for MTDTHAHLDFLEEAELEEAKAHFPELRAILTLGVDPSRWERTIALAQGNVYAAVGLHPTSAHLLSPEVEEALRHYARHPRVRAIGESGLDYHWTPETKPAQLKALDFQASLAQELGLPLVLHVRGKDGKAEEDLAAWLLAHRPPQVVLHAFGGHPVLEAAGLQVGAYFSFAGPLTYRKNQALREAAQRLPLDHLLVETDTPFLPPEPHRGKRNLPHRVRHTLEKLAEVRGLPFGEMEAITDANAERCFRFAGRVGSP; via the coding sequence ATGACCGACACCCACGCCCATCTAGACTTCCTGGAAGAGGCCGAGCTGGAGGAGGCCAAGGCCCACTTCCCGGAGCTTAGGGCCATCCTCACCTTAGGGGTGGACCCAAGCCGCTGGGAGAGAACCATAGCCCTAGCCCAAGGCAACGTCTACGCCGCGGTGGGCCTCCACCCCACCTCGGCCCATCTGCTTTCCCCCGAGGTAGAGGAAGCCCTTAGGCACTACGCCCGCCACCCCCGGGTGCGGGCTATAGGGGAAAGCGGCCTGGACTACCACTGGACCCCCGAGACCAAACCCGCCCAGCTTAAGGCCCTGGACTTCCAGGCCAGCCTGGCCCAGGAGCTTGGGCTTCCTTTGGTCCTCCACGTGAGAGGCAAGGACGGGAAGGCGGAAGAGGACCTGGCCGCTTGGCTTTTGGCCCACCGGCCCCCGCAGGTGGTCCTCCACGCCTTCGGGGGGCATCCGGTCCTCGAGGCCGCCGGCCTCCAGGTAGGCGCCTACTTCAGCTTTGCCGGCCCCCTCACCTACAGGAAAAACCAGGCCCTGCGGGAAGCGGCCCAAAGGCTTCCCTTAGACCACCTCCTGGTGGAAACCGACACCCCCTTCCTCCCCCCAGAGCCCCACCGGGGCAAGCGCAACCTTCCCCACCGCGTGCGCCATACCTTGGAAAAGCTGGCCGAGGTGCGGGGGCTCCCCTTTGGGGAGATGGAAGCCATTACCGACGCCAACGCCGAAAGGTGCTTCCGCTTTGCTGGCCGGGTGGGAAGCCCCTAG
- the sdhA gene encoding succinate dehydrogenase flavoprotein subunit encodes MAHRHEVIVVGAGGAGLATALYAAREGADVAVVSKLYPTRSHTGAAQGGIGAALGNVEEDHWEWHMFDTIKGGDYLTDQDAAEVFAKEVIEAVLELEHMGLPFDRLPNGRIAQRRFGGHTKDWGKAPVHRAAHAADRTGHMILQTLYQQCVKHNITFYNEFHVTDVIVEDGVAKGLVAYELATGELHLFQAKAIVIASGGFGRIYKVTSNAYTLTGDLQAILYRKGLPLEDMEFYQFHPTGLYPLGILLTEGARGEGGILRNALGERFMERYAPTIKDLAPRDMVSRAMYLEVREGRGVGPKKDHVLLDLTHLPPEVIEKKLPDITEFSRIYLGVDPLKEPVPVMPTAHYAMGGIPTTLWGQVIKDEKNTAVPGLYAAGEAACVSLHGANRLGTNSLGDLVVFGRRAGIHAARFARDADYHELTEAHLGESRERIERIKASTGKEKVAVLRAELQQTMMDNASVFRTGELLAKQVEILKELMDRYRHISIEDKGEVYNTELVEALELGYLLEVAEALVHSALNRTESRGAHAREDYPERDDQNWLKHTLAYKVADGKVAFRYKPVVLGRFEPKARTY; translated from the coding sequence ATGGCGCACAGACACGAGGTCATCGTGGTGGGTGCAGGCGGGGCGGGCCTGGCTACGGCCCTTTATGCGGCCCGGGAAGGTGCCGACGTGGCGGTGGTCAGCAAGCTTTACCCCACCCGGAGCCACACAGGGGCGGCCCAGGGGGGGATAGGCGCGGCCTTGGGCAACGTGGAGGAGGACCACTGGGAATGGCACATGTTTGACACCATCAAAGGGGGGGACTACCTCACGGACCAGGATGCCGCCGAGGTCTTCGCCAAGGAGGTCATTGAGGCGGTCTTGGAGCTGGAGCACATGGGCCTTCCCTTTGACCGTTTGCCCAATGGCAGGATTGCCCAGCGCCGCTTTGGCGGCCACACCAAGGACTGGGGCAAGGCCCCGGTGCACCGGGCGGCCCACGCCGCCGACCGCACCGGGCACATGATCCTCCAGACCCTCTACCAGCAGTGCGTGAAGCATAACATCACCTTCTACAACGAGTTCCACGTTACCGACGTGATCGTGGAGGACGGCGTGGCCAAGGGGCTGGTGGCCTACGAGCTGGCCACGGGGGAGCTGCACCTCTTCCAGGCCAAGGCCATCGTCATCGCTTCTGGAGGGTTTGGCCGCATCTACAAGGTCACCTCCAACGCCTATACCCTCACCGGGGACCTGCAGGCCATCCTCTACCGCAAGGGGCTTCCCCTCGAGGACATGGAGTTCTACCAGTTCCACCCCACGGGGCTTTACCCCTTGGGCATCCTCCTCACCGAGGGGGCTAGGGGGGAAGGGGGCATCCTGAGGAACGCCCTGGGGGAGCGCTTCATGGAGCGCTATGCCCCCACCATCAAGGACCTGGCCCCCAGGGATATGGTCTCCCGGGCCATGTACCTGGAGGTGCGGGAGGGCCGGGGGGTGGGCCCCAAAAAGGACCACGTGCTTTTGGACCTCACCCACCTGCCTCCGGAGGTCATTGAGAAAAAGCTTCCCGACATCACCGAGTTCAGCCGCATCTACCTGGGGGTGGACCCCTTGAAGGAGCCGGTGCCGGTGATGCCCACCGCCCACTACGCCATGGGGGGGATTCCCACCACCTTGTGGGGCCAGGTCATTAAGGATGAGAAGAACACCGCGGTGCCCGGGCTCTATGCCGCCGGGGAGGCGGCTTGCGTGAGCCTGCACGGGGCCAACCGCCTGGGGACCAACTCCTTGGGGGATCTGGTGGTCTTTGGCCGGCGCGCTGGGATCCACGCGGCCCGCTTTGCCAGGGATGCCGACTACCATGAACTCACCGAGGCGCACCTGGGGGAAAGCCGCGAGCGGATTGAGCGGATTAAGGCCTCCACAGGCAAGGAGAAGGTGGCCGTCCTCCGGGCGGAGCTCCAGCAGACCATGATGGATAACGCCTCGGTTTTCCGCACCGGGGAGCTATTGGCCAAGCAGGTGGAGATCCTCAAGGAGCTCATGGACCGCTACCGCCACATCTCCATAGAGGACAAGGGGGAGGTCTACAACACCGAGCTGGTGGAGGCTTTGGAACTGGGGTATCTCCTGGAGGTGGCCGAGGCCCTGGTGCACTCCGCCTTAAACCGCACCGAGTCCCGCGGGGCCCATGCCCGGGAGGACTACCCCGAGCGGGACGACCAAAACTGGCTCAAGCACACCCTGGCCTACAAGGTGGCCGACGGCAAGGTGGCCTTCCGCTACAAGCCCGTGGTCCTAGGCCGTTTTGAGCCCAAGGCCCGTACCTACTAG
- a CDS encoding lipocalin family protein, giving the protein MWRLWPLALVLVACAPVLVGVDPKRLPDPQDWDPKPAQLEWWYASGWVEPYAFHFAFFKAYAPPAFRILGLPGSLFGPFHAAHLALTDLRTGERVFLEVSDQDLFAPRGRAEPGPYLEVSGWRFYWENGGFRLLAGPVDLRLRPLKPPVVQPPGYSGTEETGRLYYQSYTRLEAWGRIRGEEARGEAWADHQWGEQFSGLSATWDWLSLHLSDGSELMAYQVKNSQGEVVQVLGSRVDPLGRVEGVELHFLPLEAWKSPSGHTYTLAWRLVGPGLDLEVRPPFPEGEILSRTTRVGYWEGPVVGEGVLRGYPVRARGMGEFVAGPWRP; this is encoded by the coding sequence ATGTGGCGGTTGTGGCCCTTGGCCTTGGTGTTGGTGGCCTGCGCTCCTGTTCTGGTGGGGGTGGACCCAAAGCGGCTTCCCGACCCCCAGGACTGGGACCCCAAGCCGGCCCAGCTGGAGTGGTGGTACGCCTCGGGCTGGGTGGAGCCCTATGCTTTTCACTTTGCCTTCTTCAAGGCCTACGCCCCGCCCGCCTTCCGCATCCTGGGCCTTCCGGGAAGCCTCTTTGGCCCCTTTCACGCCGCCCACCTGGCCCTAACCGATTTGCGCACTGGGGAAAGGGTTTTCCTAGAGGTTTCCGACCAGGACCTCTTCGCTCCCCGGGGCCGGGCGGAGCCGGGACCCTACCTGGAGGTTTCCGGCTGGCGGTTCTATTGGGAGAATGGGGGTTTCCGCCTCCTGGCTGGGCCGGTGGACCTCCGCCTGCGCCCCCTTAAGCCCCCGGTGGTCCAGCCCCCCGGGTATTCGGGCACGGAGGAGACGGGGCGGCTTTACTACCAGTCCTATACCCGCCTCGAGGCCTGGGGCCGGATCCGAGGGGAAGAGGCCCGGGGGGAGGCCTGGGCCGACCACCAGTGGGGGGAGCAGTTTTCCGGCCTAAGCGCCACTTGGGACTGGCTTAGCCTTCACCTTTCCGATGGCTCGGAGCTCATGGCCTACCAGGTGAAAAACAGCCAGGGTGAGGTGGTCCAGGTCCTGGGTAGCCGGGTGGACCCCTTGGGAAGGGTGGAGGGGGTGGAGCTCCACTTCCTCCCCTTAGAGGCTTGGAAGAGCCCCTCAGGCCATACCTATACCCTGGCCTGGCGCCTGGTGGGGCCGGGGCTGGACCTGGAGGTGCGCCCCCCCTTCCCGGAGGGGGAGATCCTTTCCCGCACCACCCGGGTGGGCTACTGGGAAGGGCCGGTGGTGGGGGAAGGAGTCCTGAGGGGCTACCCCGTCCGGGCCCGGGGCATGGGGGAGTTCGTGGCTGGGCCTTGGCGGCCTTGA
- the aspS gene encoding aspartate--tRNA(Asn) ligase, whose amino-acid sequence MRVLVRDLKEQIGQEVELWGFLHWRRDLGKIQFLLLRDRSGIVQVVTGGQRLPLPESSLRVRGQVVANPKAPGGLEVHAQELEVLSPALEPTPVEIPKEEWRASPDTLLEYRYVTLRGEKARAPLKVQAALVRGFRRYLDRQGFTEIFTPKVVRAGAEGGSGLFGVDYFEYRAYLAQSPQLYKQILVGVFERVYEVAPVWRMEEHNTSRHLNEYLSLDVEMGFIRGEEDLMQLEEGLLQEMLEEALSSAGNEIRLLGAEWPSFPKDVPRLTHAEARRILKEELGYPVGQDLSEEAERLLGQYARERWGSDWLFITHYPRALRPFYTYPEPDGTTRSFDLLFRGLEITSGGQRIHRYQDLVESLKAKGMDLEGFQGYLEVFKYGMPPHGGFAIGAERLTQKLLGLPNVRYARAFPRDRHRLTP is encoded by the coding sequence ATGCGGGTTTTGGTTAGGGACTTGAAGGAGCAAATAGGCCAGGAGGTGGAGCTTTGGGGTTTTCTCCACTGGAGGCGGGACCTGGGCAAGATCCAGTTCCTTCTCCTTAGGGACCGAAGCGGCATCGTCCAGGTAGTAACCGGGGGGCAAAGGCTTCCCTTGCCCGAGTCCAGCCTAAGGGTAAGGGGCCAGGTGGTGGCAAACCCCAAGGCCCCGGGGGGCCTCGAGGTGCACGCCCAGGAGCTGGAGGTCCTATCCCCGGCCTTGGAGCCCACCCCCGTGGAGATCCCCAAGGAGGAGTGGCGGGCAAGCCCCGACACCCTTTTGGAATACCGCTACGTCACCTTAAGGGGGGAGAAGGCCCGGGCCCCTCTTAAGGTCCAAGCGGCCTTGGTGCGGGGCTTTAGGCGGTACCTGGACCGGCAGGGCTTCACGGAGATCTTCACCCCCAAGGTGGTGCGGGCCGGGGCCGAGGGAGGCTCGGGGCTTTTCGGGGTGGACTACTTTGAGTACCGGGCCTACCTGGCCCAGTCCCCCCAGCTCTACAAGCAGATCCTGGTGGGGGTATTTGAGAGGGTCTACGAGGTGGCCCCGGTCTGGCGCATGGAGGAGCACAACACCAGCCGCCACCTGAACGAGTACCTTTCCCTGGACGTGGAGATGGGGTTCATCAGGGGAGAGGAAGACCTCATGCAGCTTGAGGAAGGCCTCCTCCAGGAAATGCTGGAAGAGGCCCTTTCCAGCGCTGGGAACGAGATCCGGCTCCTGGGAGCCGAGTGGCCCTCCTTCCCCAAGGATGTGCCCCGCCTCACCCACGCGGAGGCCCGGAGGATCCTCAAGGAAGAGCTGGGCTACCCCGTGGGCCAGGACCTCTCCGAGGAGGCGGAGCGGCTTCTGGGCCAGTACGCCAGGGAGCGCTGGGGCTCGGACTGGCTTTTCATCACCCACTACCCCCGCGCCCTTCGCCCCTTCTACACCTACCCTGAACCCGACGGCACCACCCGGAGCTTTGACCTCCTCTTCCGGGGCCTGGAGATCACCTCCGGGGGGCAGAGGATCCACCGCTACCAGGACCTGGTGGAAAGCCTAAAGGCCAAGGGCATGGACCTGGAAGGCTTCCAGGGCTACCTGGAGGTCTTCAAGTACGGCATGCCCCCCCACGGGGGTTTCGCCATCGGGGCGGAGAGGCTTACCCAAAAGCTCCTGGGCCTTCCCAACGTGCGCTACGCCCGGGCTTTCCCCCGGGACCGGCACCGGCTTACCCCTTAG
- a CDS encoding phospholipase D-like domain-containing protein: protein MKRLLLFFLLLLPALAAPRLVVEPEDGLKPLLDLIASAQEEILVKMYLWTPSRLDVVEALGQAVARGVRVRVLLEREPSGGRVDLTVFQALKDQGVEVRLTTPFRFVFVHEKSLVVDRKRAWVGTMNLTGSSFTANREYALILDDPKQVAEAVRVFEADWEGKRLDLSQGLLVWAPSRTLGGVKEGNARETLLSLIRGAQKEILLEHQAMADPQVVAALKEALSRGVRVRLVGSPREPGDTYFLAGAEELRQAGAEVRFLPDPYVHAKALVVDGEVALVGSMNLSANSLNANRELSVRFTRKEAPEAFARLLSTMERDYQAGLPENPFALPPLEGVIPWQEAPKHFGRIATVEGVIQQVEDRGTVAFLRFGPGESDLRLVVFPRSYGLFQQPFPQSYLGKKVRARGRIVLYAGYYEIVLEDPLVLEVLDGSP, encoded by the coding sequence ATGAAACGGCTTCTTCTCTTTTTCCTTCTCCTCCTGCCGGCCCTGGCCGCTCCCAGGCTGGTGGTGGAGCCGGAGGATGGCCTCAAGCCGCTACTGGACCTCATCGCCTCGGCCCAGGAGGAGATCTTGGTGAAGATGTATCTCTGGACCCCAAGCCGCCTGGACGTGGTGGAGGCCTTGGGGCAGGCCGTGGCCCGGGGGGTCAGGGTCAGGGTCCTCTTGGAGCGGGAACCCTCTGGGGGACGCGTGGACCTCACGGTATTCCAAGCCCTAAAGGACCAGGGGGTGGAGGTCAGGCTCACCACCCCCTTCCGCTTCGTTTTCGTTCACGAAAAAAGCCTGGTGGTGGACCGGAAGCGGGCCTGGGTGGGCACCATGAACCTCACGGGAAGCTCCTTCACCGCCAACCGGGAGTACGCCCTCATCCTGGATGACCCCAAGCAGGTGGCCGAAGCGGTGAGGGTTTTTGAAGCCGATTGGGAGGGGAAACGGCTGGACCTTTCCCAGGGCCTTCTCGTCTGGGCGCCAAGCCGTACCCTGGGCGGGGTAAAGGAGGGCAACGCCCGGGAAACCCTCCTGTCCCTGATCCGGGGGGCACAGAAGGAGATCCTCCTCGAGCACCAGGCCATGGCCGATCCCCAGGTGGTGGCCGCCCTCAAGGAGGCCTTAAGCAGAGGGGTCCGGGTCCGCCTGGTGGGAAGCCCAAGGGAACCTGGGGACACCTACTTCTTGGCGGGTGCGGAGGAGTTAAGGCAGGCTGGAGCGGAGGTGCGGTTCCTTCCCGACCCCTACGTGCACGCCAAGGCCCTGGTAGTGGACGGGGAGGTAGCCCTAGTGGGTAGCATGAACCTGAGCGCCAACTCCCTAAACGCCAACCGCGAGCTTTCCGTGCGCTTCACCCGCAAGGAAGCCCCTGAGGCCTTTGCCCGTCTGCTTTCCACCATGGAAAGGGATTACCAAGCGGGCCTTCCGGAAAACCCCTTTGCCCTGCCCCCTCTGGAAGGCGTCATCCCTTGGCAGGAAGCCCCCAAGCACTTTGGCCGCATCGCCACCGTGGAAGGGGTGATCCAACAGGTGGAGGACCGGGGCACCGTGGCCTTCCTCCGGTTTGGCCCGGGGGAAAGCGACCTGAGGCTGGTGGTCTTCCCCAGGAGCTATGGCCTCTTCCAACAACCCTTCCCCCAAAGCTACCTGGGAAAGAAGGTGCGGGCCAGGGGGCGCATCGTCCTTTACGCTGGGTACTACGAGATCGTGCTGGAGGATCCCTTGGTCCTCGAGGTGCTGGATGGAAGCCCTTAA
- a CDS encoding succinate dehydrogenase hydrophobic membrane anchor subunit yields the protein MAIKSKRYEEARLEASTNLELYWWVFMRISGVVLVFLLIGHMWMNAIIADLNKIDYDYVAKRLSQTTWKIYDLLILALGLLHGANGLRYVLDDWIRNPSRRFWTKVVLYGLIAFLFVLGSLSLFNHDFGVN from the coding sequence ATGGCGATTAAGTCCAAACGCTACGAGGAGGCCAGGCTCGAGGCCAGCACCAATCTGGAACTCTACTGGTGGGTCTTCATGCGCATCTCCGGGGTGGTGTTGGTCTTCTTGCTCATCGGCCACATGTGGATGAACGCCATTATCGCCGACCTCAACAAGATTGATTACGACTACGTGGCCAAGAGACTCTCCCAGACCACCTGGAAGATCTACGATCTCTTGATCCTGGCCTTGGGCTTGCTGCACGGGGCCAATGGGCTTCGGTATGTTCTGGACGACTGGATTCGCAACCCTTCCAGGCGGTTTTGGACCAAGGTGGTGCTCTATGGTCTCATCGCTTTTCTTTTCGTCTTGGGAAGCCTTTCCCTTTTCAACCATGATTTCGGGGTGAACTAG
- the sdhC gene encoding succinate dehydrogenase, cytochrome b556 subunit — protein MYRGREGQWAFYLHRLSGLGILVFLMLHVANISSAMWGPEVSNALMKFYHQPVFQLGLLLLIAGVLYHGFNGLRIILMDFTPWGVRYQRQLWYGVWVLFVLFYLPFLVKIGGGILGGGHGD, from the coding sequence ATGTACAGGGGAAGAGAAGGGCAGTGGGCCTTTTACCTGCACCGGCTCTCAGGTCTGGGCATCCTGGTCTTCCTGATGCTTCACGTGGCCAACATCTCCAGCGCCATGTGGGGTCCGGAGGTGTCCAACGCCCTCATGAAGTTCTACCACCAGCCGGTTTTCCAGCTGGGGCTACTTCTCCTCATCGCCGGGGTGCTTTACCACGGGTTCAATGGGCTCAGGATCATCCTCATGGACTTCACCCCCTGGGGGGTGCGGTACCAGCGGCAGCTTTGGTATGGGGTCTGGGTTCTTTTCGTCCTTTTCTACCTGCCCTTCCTGGTGAAGATCGGGGGCGGCATTCTAGGAGGTGGCCATGGCGATTAA
- the tsaB gene encoding tRNA (adenosine(37)-N6)-threonylcarbamoyltransferase complex dimerization subunit type 1 TsaB translates to MWTLTLDTATPYLSLGLFRGDEGIGRIVRLGRKHEEALFPILDGLLGKVGARKEEIGAVVLGEGPGSYTGLRIALAAGLGIAMAHGAQVYGVSSLLAACWPFLEEGGPPLTALFTARNGLYYGATYAKKEGKPYLIQPPRKFKAQDLPQGRLLLDTPPDPRALYELLPFAQKGVEPAYL, encoded by the coding sequence GTGTGGACCCTCACCCTGGACACCGCCACCCCTTACCTCTCCCTAGGCCTTTTCCGGGGCGACGAGGGCATTGGCCGGATCGTGCGCCTAGGCAGGAAGCATGAGGAAGCGCTTTTTCCCATCTTGGACGGGCTTCTCGGCAAGGTGGGGGCGAGGAAGGAGGAGATAGGCGCCGTGGTCCTGGGAGAGGGTCCCGGGTCGTACACAGGCCTTCGCATCGCCTTAGCAGCGGGCTTAGGTATCGCCATGGCCCACGGGGCCCAGGTGTACGGGGTGAGTTCCCTCCTCGCCGCCTGCTGGCCCTTCTTGGAGGAAGGCGGCCCTCCCCTCACCGCCCTTTTCACCGCGAGAAATGGGCTCTACTATGGGGCCACCTACGCCAAGAAGGAAGGCAAACCCTACCTGATCCAGCCTCCCAGGAAGTTCAAGGCCCAGGACCTACCCCAGGGCAGGCTCCTTCTGGACACTCCCCCTGACCCCAGGGCCCTCTACGAGCTTTTACCCTTTGCCCAAAAAGGGGTGGAGCCGGCATACCTGTAA
- a CDS encoding succinate dehydrogenase iron-sulfur subunit has translation MQVTLKILRFDPAKHEKPTWQTYQVEAEPWDRVLDLLHKVKADQDGTLAFRRSCGHGICGSDAMLINGRNRLACKTLVKDLGSLITVEPIRGLPVEKDLVVDMEPFFVAYRAVKPYLINDEPPPARERLQSPEERERFDHGTKCILCASCTTSCPVFWVNGTYLGPAAIVQAHRFIFDSRDRGKRERFKALGSGSGVWRCRTAYNCTEACPREIPVTQLIEEVKRAILFDRF, from the coding sequence ATGCAGGTGACCCTTAAGATCCTCCGCTTTGACCCCGCCAAGCACGAGAAGCCCACCTGGCAAACCTACCAGGTGGAGGCTGAGCCCTGGGATAGGGTTCTGGACCTTCTCCATAAGGTAAAGGCAGACCAGGACGGTACCCTGGCCTTCCGCAGGAGCTGTGGCCACGGGATCTGCGGCTCCGACGCCATGCTCATCAACGGCAGGAACCGCCTGGCCTGCAAGACCCTGGTGAAGGACCTGGGAAGCCTCATCACCGTGGAGCCCATAAGGGGCTTGCCCGTGGAGAAGGACCTGGTCGTGGACATGGAGCCCTTCTTCGTTGCCTACCGGGCGGTGAAGCCTTACCTCATCAACGATGAGCCTCCCCCGGCCCGGGAGCGCCTGCAAAGCCCGGAGGAAAGGGAGCGGTTTGACCACGGCACCAAGTGCATCCTCTGCGCCAGCTGCACCACCAGCTGCCCGGTGTTCTGGGTGAACGGTACCTATCTGGGTCCTGCGGCCATCGTCCAGGCCCACCGCTTCATCTTTGACTCCCGGGACCGGGGAAAAAGGGAGCGCTTCAAGGCCTTGGGCTCGGGGAGCGGGGTGTGGCGTTGCCGCACCGCCTACAACTGCACCGAGGCCTGCCCCCGGGAGATTCCCGTGACCCAACTCATAGAGGAGGTCAAGCGGGCCATCCTCTTTGATCGCTTCTAA
- a CDS encoding carbohydrate ABC transporter permease, with the protein MRTFPLHAVLSWGALLSLGVYAARLGFLPQAWVVVGLGLYALLVLWGVRFGWRHALLALGLMAYWFPPAAFLVPLFFALIFGRGLSEKEQGALYGWALVWPALALLLIWHVFPTFYAFYLSLFERVNFLRPAAFSGLENYRILLQDPLFWRALGNTFWYVVFTVPVGLLLATVVAILLNTQVAFLGLYRTLYFLPYITALTAAAAVWRWIYHPEFGFLNWLLRTPGLDWLNTPKGVFALLLEPLGVQVQGFWAGPSLAFVAIMVMSVWHFLGYQVVILLAGLQAIPKEYYEAAELDGASFWQKHRLITWPLLSPTTFFLFTLGLIGAFQVFTQVYVLTPTGGVLQDTLTLAFYLYNKGFRDSDFSYASAIAMVTFLLILGLTLIQRRILERRVNYEI; encoded by the coding sequence ATGCGGACCTTTCCCCTACATGCGGTCTTGTCCTGGGGAGCGCTTTTGAGTCTAGGGGTCTATGCGGCCCGGCTGGGGTTTCTCCCCCAGGCTTGGGTGGTGGTGGGGCTTGGGCTGTATGCCCTTTTGGTCCTTTGGGGGGTTCGCTTTGGCTGGCGCCACGCCCTCTTGGCCCTTGGCCTGATGGCCTACTGGTTCCCACCGGCGGCCTTCTTGGTGCCCTTGTTCTTCGCCCTTATCTTTGGCCGGGGTTTGAGCGAGAAGGAGCAGGGCGCCTTGTATGGCTGGGCCTTGGTGTGGCCCGCCTTAGCCCTTCTTCTCATCTGGCATGTCTTTCCCACCTTTTACGCCTTCTACCTAAGCCTTTTTGAGCGGGTCAACTTCCTGCGCCCCGCTGCGTTTTCCGGGCTGGAAAACTACCGTATCCTTCTCCAGGACCCGCTTTTCTGGAGGGCTTTGGGAAACACCTTCTGGTACGTGGTGTTTACCGTGCCGGTGGGTCTTCTCCTGGCCACCGTGGTGGCCATTCTCCTGAATACCCAGGTGGCCTTTTTGGGCCTGTATCGCACCCTGTACTTTCTTCCCTACATCACGGCCCTCACGGCGGCGGCGGCGGTGTGGCGTTGGATCTACCACCCGGAGTTTGGTTTTCTTAACTGGCTTCTCCGCACCCCGGGCCTGGATTGGTTGAACACCCCGAAGGGGGTTTTCGCCCTTCTCCTCGAGCCCCTTGGGGTCCAGGTCCAGGGCTTTTGGGCGGGACCCAGCCTGGCCTTTGTGGCCATCATGGTCATGAGCGTCTGGCACTTTCTGGGTTACCAGGTGGTGATCCTTTTGGCTGGGCTCCAGGCCATCCCCAAGGAGTACTACGAGGCGGCGGAGCTGGATGGGGCGAGCTTCTGGCAGAAGCACCGGCTCATCACCTGGCCGCTTCTTTCCCCCACCACCTTTTTTCTCTTTACCCTGGGGCTCATCGGGGCCTTTCAGGTTTTCACCCAGGTCTATGTGCTCACGCCCACGGGTGGGGTGTTGCAGGATACCTTGACCTTGGCCTTTTACCTCTACAACAAAGGTTTCCGCGACTCGGACTTCTCCTACGCCAGCGCCATCGCCATGGTAACCTTCCTTCTGATCCTGGGGCTCACCTTGATCCAGAGGCGGATTTTGGAAAGGCGGGTGAACTATGAGATTTAG
- a CDS encoding flavodoxin family protein has translation MGLHVLGVNASARTDGFTAELLDEVLEAARLQGATTERLDLVKYPFPFCAGNYSLDPASCGPDSCVQGPWDGFGKVAERILAADAVVFATPVYWFSVSARMKALLERMTSMENQGLLNLGKPMALLAVAEEEGASQALSQMLLPLSYMGFVLAPLGLVYAHHRGGLSLRENTEVLEDARIAGENLVLMARKLKDTSFREPLPGYMYRGPRGPRVAAD, from the coding sequence ATGGGTTTACACGTGCTCGGCGTTAACGCATCGGCACGCACGGATGGGTTTACGGCGGAGCTATTGGATGAGGTCCTCGAGGCGGCCAGGCTCCAAGGGGCCACCACCGAGCGCCTGGACCTGGTGAAGTACCCCTTTCCCTTTTGCGCGGGAAACTACTCCCTGGACCCCGCCTCCTGTGGCCCGGATAGCTGCGTACAGGGGCCCTGGGACGGGTTTGGCAAGGTGGCGGAGAGGATTTTGGCTGCCGACGCCGTGGTCTTCGCCACCCCCGTGTATTGGTTCAGCGTTTCTGCCCGCATGAAGGCCCTTTTGGAGCGCATGACCTCCATGGAGAACCAGGGCCTTTTGAACCTGGGCAAGCCCATGGCCCTCTTGGCGGTGGCCGAGGAGGAAGGGGCCAGCCAGGCCCTTTCCCAGATGTTGCTGCCCCTTTCCTACATGGGGTTTGTCCTGGCCCCCTTGGGCTTGGTCTATGCCCATCACCGGGGAGGCCTTAGCCTTAGGGAGAACACGGAGGTCCTGGAGGACGCCCGCATCGCGGGGGAAAACCTGGTGCTCATGGCTAGAAAGCTCAAGGACACCTCCTTCCGGGAACCTCTCCCTGGCTACATGTACCGCGGGCCTCGAGGGCCAAGGGTAGCTGCTGACTAA